One Kallotenue papyrolyticum genomic window carries:
- a CDS encoding tetratricopeptide repeat protein, with protein MHAPSTLLPVDRVSRLGRTLTVVCLSLVFGLLLTLLLTFVLRRATVILVDRADRQLAAQQYAAAAQSYGWVLRLNHGHLHALLNQARARQGLGDHVGALATLQRYLAHVPQDVAAQRLRARSATALGDWPLAIDAWSQVIALAPDDAAAYATRARLAARLGDWEASCADLERALARRQVLDDVMARARCRRHLGQTAAALRDLDWVVQIAPTDPSVRAERSELRATLGDLSGALADLDYALRRAPAQAELWARRGRLHERAGRLDAARRDYLGALARRADLAWVQARLGWLAYRVADYATAERHLSQALMLQPHQVEWRLQRARVRLEAGHYAAALDDLHRVRQIAPAEPGLALAEAEVFRRSGQTEQALTALDQAALPPHVPAELRLARARLYRTLGRADRALRELDELLARAPNDAAALRERAELHQERRAYDAAIADYTRLIALDTRDANSYLARSRLYRLLDQPQAAQRDIEAAIAAAPRRAGGYIELGALLAEQGDTAAALRALDQALALGDAPARAYAARARVLADNGRLDEALQDLTTALRLRPEDVATRLLRARLLAGHGDMAGALADYNAALRLAPDQARIWLSRARVYAVQGQTGAALADLDAALARDVALVEAWELRARLLQQQGNLVGARAAWEQVAQLRPVDGEAVLRVVRLLAEQGQSEAALARIHAAIAAGVTPGPLYLEAGRLRYARGEPHRARANFLAALQTLPDAPEAWFGLGLAERRLGNTAAAINAFQTYLYLRPDAPERAELTAWVARQHGDA; from the coding sequence ATGCACGCGCCTTCCACGCTGCTGCCGGTCGATCGCGTGTCGCGCCTCGGTCGCACCCTGACCGTGGTCTGTTTGAGCCTGGTGTTCGGTCTGTTGCTGACCCTGCTGCTGACCTTTGTGCTACGACGCGCCACGGTGATCCTGGTGGATCGCGCCGACCGGCAGTTGGCAGCACAGCAGTACGCAGCAGCGGCACAGAGCTACGGTTGGGTGTTACGTCTCAACCATGGCCACCTCCACGCGCTGCTCAACCAGGCGCGCGCCCGTCAAGGACTTGGCGATCACGTGGGTGCGCTGGCCACGCTCCAGCGCTATCTAGCGCATGTTCCGCAGGATGTTGCGGCCCAACGGTTGCGCGCCAGAAGCGCCACCGCGCTTGGCGATTGGCCGTTGGCGATCGACGCCTGGAGCCAGGTGATCGCTCTCGCACCCGACGATGCCGCGGCCTATGCGACGCGTGCACGCCTGGCGGCGCGGTTGGGCGATTGGGAGGCAAGTTGTGCCGATCTGGAGCGTGCCCTGGCGCGGCGCCAGGTTCTGGACGATGTGATGGCGCGCGCGCGCTGCCGCCGTCATCTGGGACAGACCGCTGCCGCACTGCGCGATCTGGATTGGGTCGTGCAGATCGCACCCACCGATCCAAGCGTGCGTGCAGAGCGTAGCGAGCTGCGCGCGACGCTGGGCGACCTGAGCGGGGCGCTGGCCGATCTGGACTACGCTCTGCGACGTGCACCCGCCCAAGCCGAGCTATGGGCGCGGCGCGGACGGCTCCACGAGCGCGCCGGACGCCTGGATGCCGCGCGCCGCGACTACCTGGGCGCGCTTGCGCGCCGGGCGGACCTGGCCTGGGTGCAGGCACGGCTGGGATGGTTGGCCTACCGGGTCGCCGATTACGCCACAGCCGAACGCCACCTGAGTCAGGCGTTGATGCTGCAACCGCACCAGGTCGAGTGGCGGCTGCAGCGCGCACGGGTGCGTCTGGAGGCCGGACACTACGCCGCGGCGCTCGACGATCTGCATCGGGTGCGGCAGATCGCTCCCGCGGAGCCCGGTCTGGCGCTGGCCGAGGCCGAGGTCTTCCGGCGCAGCGGACAAACCGAGCAGGCCCTGACAGCCCTAGACCAGGCCGCGCTCCCGCCGCATGTTCCGGCGGAGCTGCGCCTTGCGCGCGCGCGTCTCTATCGGACACTGGGGCGCGCCGATCGCGCCCTGCGCGAGCTTGACGAACTGCTGGCACGTGCGCCCAATGACGCTGCCGCGCTGCGCGAACGCGCCGAGCTGCACCAGGAGCGTCGCGCCTACGACGCGGCAATCGCCGACTACACCCGGCTGATCGCCCTGGATACGCGCGACGCCAACAGCTACCTGGCGCGCAGCCGTCTCTATCGACTGCTGGACCAGCCTCAGGCGGCGCAGCGTGATATCGAGGCGGCCATCGCTGCCGCGCCGCGCCGCGCGGGTGGCTACATCGAGCTGGGAGCATTGCTGGCCGAGCAGGGCGATACCGCTGCCGCGCTCCGTGCCCTAGACCAGGCGCTGGCCCTGGGCGATGCACCCGCGCGGGCCTATGCGGCGCGGGCACGCGTCCTGGCCGACAACGGCCGTCTAGACGAGGCGCTGCAGGACCTGACGACCGCGCTACGGCTCCGCCCGGAGGATGTTGCTACGCGCCTGCTGCGCGCACGTCTGCTGGCCGGCCATGGTGACATGGCGGGCGCGCTCGCGGACTACAACGCCGCTCTGCGCCTGGCGCCCGATCAGGCGCGCATCTGGCTGAGTCGCGCGCGTGTGTATGCGGTCCAGGGTCAGACAGGCGCTGCCTTGGCCGACCTGGATGCGGCGCTGGCGCGCGATGTAGCGCTGGTGGAAGCCTGGGAGCTGCGCGCGCGGCTGCTCCAGCAGCAGGGCAATCTGGTCGGCGCGCGCGCAGCCTGGGAGCAGGTTGCGCAGTTGCGGCCTGTTGATGGTGAGGCGGTCCTTCGCGTGGTGCGCCTGCTGGCCGAGCAGGGCCAGAGCGAGGCAGCGCTGGCGCGCATTCACGCCGCGATCGCCGCCGGGGTTACGCCAGGACCGTTGTACCTGGAGGCCGGACGTCTGCGCTATGCGCGGGGCGAGCCCCACCGTGCGCGCGCCAACTTCTTGGCTGCGCTCCAGACGCTGCCTGACGCGCCTGAAGCCTGGTTTGGCCTGGGCCTGGCCGAACGGCGTCTGGGCAACACCGCCGCAGCGATCAACGCCTTCCAGACCTACCTGTACCTGCGACCGGATGCGCCGGAACGCGCCGAGTTGACGGCCTGGGTCGCGCGTCAGCACGGCGATGCGTGA
- a CDS encoding GDP-mannose 4,6-dehydratase, with amino-acid sequence MRVLITGITGPVGSFLADYLLTLDGLELFGFKRWRSDPRPIEHLYGRVTMLEGDIEDPFSIGQAIEQVRPERIFHLAAQSYPSESWAAPIATMRVNVEGTLNLLEAVRRHCPQARVHIAGTSAEYGWVEPADVPIRETHPLRPLSPYGVSKVAAELSGLQYHASYGLHVVVTRSFNHVGPRQGDRCSIQTFCRQMALIEAGRQEPVLHVGNLEARRDFTHTADVARALWLLLEHGTPGEVYNLCSGEATRIGDIVELVRQQGRVPVEVRVDPARLRPADEPILAGDNSKLRQATGWEPRIGMAQIVAELLDYWRARVV; translated from the coding sequence ATGCGCGTGTTGATCACCGGTATTACCGGCCCGGTCGGCAGTTTTCTGGCCGATTATCTGCTGACGCTGGACGGTCTGGAGCTGTTCGGCTTTAAACGCTGGCGCAGCGATCCGCGGCCAATCGAGCATCTATACGGACGCGTCACCATGCTGGAGGGCGACATCGAAGACCCGTTCTCGATTGGGCAGGCCATCGAGCAGGTCCGTCCCGAGCGCATCTTCCATCTGGCAGCGCAGAGCTATCCCAGCGAGTCATGGGCCGCACCGATCGCGACGATGCGCGTCAACGTCGAGGGCACGCTCAACCTGCTGGAAGCGGTACGGCGCCACTGCCCGCAGGCGCGCGTCCACATCGCCGGCACCAGCGCTGAATATGGCTGGGTCGAACCCGCCGATGTACCGATCCGCGAGACGCATCCGCTGCGTCCGCTCAGCCCCTACGGCGTCAGCAAGGTAGCCGCCGAGCTGAGCGGCCTGCAGTATCATGCCAGCTACGGTCTGCATGTCGTCGTCACGCGCTCGTTCAACCATGTCGGGCCGCGACAGGGCGATCGCTGCTCGATCCAGACCTTCTGCCGGCAGATGGCGCTGATCGAAGCAGGGCGTCAGGAGCCGGTGCTGCATGTCGGCAACCTGGAGGCGCGGCGCGATTTCACCCACACCGCCGATGTCGCCCGCGCGCTGTGGCTGTTGCTGGAGCACGGCACCCCCGGCGAGGTGTACAACCTGTGCTCCGGCGAGGCGACACGCATCGGCGACATCGTCGAGCTGGTGCGCCAGCAGGGTCGCGTGCCGGTCGAGGTGCGCGTCGATCCGGCGCGGCTGCGGCCCGCGGACGAACCGATCCTGGCGGGCGACAACAGCAAACTGCGCCAGGCCACCGGCTGGGAGCCGCGCATCGGCATGGCGCAGATCGTCGCGGAATTATTGGACTACTGGCGCGCGCGCGTAGTTTAG
- a CDS encoding DUF4938 domain-containing protein, producing the protein MALELRALRALEGPNIYYPQPAVELVVWAEHDLRTALADTVKTWAQQVGIVIAQLRQELQPENSGLLITTTWVTPLPRTGALIAEGAFRDLEAAARGDRGYSHDDLLWRAIAQRRREEPSLAQLQLAAEAQVRDLPLLPREDGTLMIGSGARGHVVAPTALAQDQDPALPWETIGTIPLVAISGTARAEAVAALLVRLLSELGARVGYAAGAAVSIAGAPVATADSAWSAARRVLSDAAVDVAVLAIPPVAIIEHGLAFDACTVSVVLPPTDARAAQAAGVVVGVTRPDGATILAADDPWRSALQARAAAPVLLVGEAPFDWGSLGASAALWPSAGQIVLDLGAQRQTLTLAEAGLEPAGMPDTAVLLPALAAALVLGAPPETLAGALRALNSS; encoded by the coding sequence ATGGCGCTTGAACTGCGTGCGCTACGCGCGCTGGAAGGACCGAACATCTACTATCCGCAGCCGGCGGTCGAGCTGGTGGTCTGGGCCGAGCATGATCTGCGCACCGCACTTGCCGACACGGTCAAAACCTGGGCACAACAGGTCGGCATCGTGATCGCCCAGCTCCGCCAGGAACTGCAGCCGGAGAACAGCGGCCTGCTGATCACCACCACCTGGGTGACGCCGCTGCCGCGCACCGGCGCGCTGATCGCCGAGGGCGCCTTTCGCGATCTGGAGGCGGCTGCGCGCGGCGACCGCGGCTACAGCCATGACGATCTGCTGTGGCGTGCCATCGCCCAGCGTCGGCGCGAGGAGCCATCGCTGGCGCAGTTGCAGCTTGCTGCCGAGGCGCAGGTGCGCGATCTGCCCCTGCTGCCGCGCGAGGACGGCACGCTGATGATCGGCAGTGGTGCACGCGGCCATGTCGTAGCGCCCACGGCCCTGGCACAGGATCAGGACCCGGCCTTGCCCTGGGAGACGATCGGCACGATTCCGCTGGTGGCGATCAGCGGCACTGCGCGGGCCGAGGCCGTGGCTGCGCTGCTGGTCCGCCTGCTGAGCGAGCTGGGCGCGCGTGTGGGCTATGCCGCGGGAGCCGCCGTCAGCATCGCCGGCGCGCCGGTGGCGACGGCCGACTCGGCCTGGAGCGCCGCCCGGCGCGTTCTGAGCGATGCGGCGGTGGATGTGGCTGTCCTCGCCATCCCACCTGTGGCGATCATCGAGCACGGGCTGGCCTTTGATGCCTGCACCGTTAGCGTGGTGCTGCCGCCCACCGACGCGCGCGCGGCACAGGCAGCCGGCGTCGTGGTCGGTGTGACACGGCCCGACGGCGCGACGATCCTGGCAGCGGACGATCCCTGGCGATCCGCGCTCCAGGCCCGCGCTGCGGCACCGGTGCTGCTGGTGGGGGAGGCACCGTTCGATTGGGGCAGCCTGGGCGCCAGCGCCGCGCTGTGGCCGTCCGCTGGGCAGATCGTGCTCGACCTGGGCGCGCAGCGCCAAACGCTGACGCTGGCCGAGGCCGGCCTGGAGCCTGCCGGCATGCCGGACACAGCCGTGCTCCTGCCGGCGCTGGCCGCCGCACTGGTGCTGGGCGCGCCGCCGGAGACGCTGGCCGGCGCGCTGCGCGCCCTCAACAGCAGCTAA
- a CDS encoding mannose-1-phosphate guanylyltransferase, giving the protein MLYAVVLAGGSGTRLWPQSRRGRPKQFLSLDGQSTLLQATVRRVAPLIAPERVLIATGADYVDLVRAQLPDLPASSLLVEPVGRGTAACIGLAALALQRRDPAAIMAVLSADHVIHDAAGLCAALRFAADLAAQGHLVTIGITPQTPSTAYGYIRQGAPIAAQEDWQAYQVAAFVEKPDAARAALYVAQGDYLWNAGIFVWQAATIWQQIQQHCPALGAGLQRIAADWDTPQAAASLARLFPELPALPIDIAVMERTARAVVIPAALGWSDVGDWAALGELLPRDAAGNGVLGRHLGLDTHNTLVVGDGRLIATIGVRDLVVIDTPDALLICPRDRTQEVRVLVAQLAVSPYHHVL; this is encoded by the coding sequence ATGCTCTACGCTGTGGTACTGGCCGGTGGCAGCGGCACACGTCTGTGGCCGCAGAGCCGCCGGGGTCGTCCCAAACAGTTTCTGAGCCTCGATGGGCAAAGCACGCTGCTGCAGGCGACTGTGCGTCGTGTCGCGCCGCTGATCGCCCCCGAACGGGTGCTGATCGCGACGGGAGCCGACTATGTCGATCTGGTGCGCGCGCAGCTCCCCGATCTGCCGGCGAGCAGCCTGCTGGTCGAGCCGGTGGGTCGCGGCACGGCCGCCTGCATCGGACTGGCGGCGCTGGCGCTGCAGCGCCGCGATCCGGCGGCGATCATGGCGGTGCTCAGCGCCGACCACGTCATCCACGATGCCGCCGGGCTGTGCGCCGCGCTGCGCTTCGCCGCCGACCTGGCGGCGCAGGGCCACCTGGTCACGATCGGTATCACGCCGCAGACGCCCAGCACCGCCTACGGCTACATCCGACAGGGTGCACCCATCGCCGCGCAGGAGGATTGGCAGGCCTATCAGGTGGCTGCCTTCGTCGAGAAACCCGATGCCGCGCGCGCGGCGTTGTATGTGGCGCAGGGCGACTACCTGTGGAACGCCGGCATCTTTGTGTGGCAGGCCGCCACGATCTGGCAGCAGATCCAGCAGCACTGTCCCGCCCTGGGCGCCGGCCTGCAGCGCATCGCTGCCGACTGGGATACGCCTCAGGCTGCGGCAAGCCTGGCGCGCCTCTTCCCCGAGCTGCCGGCGCTGCCGATCGACATTGCCGTGATGGAGCGCACCGCGCGCGCGGTGGTGATCCCTGCCGCGCTGGGCTGGAGCGACGTGGGCGATTGGGCCGCGCTGGGCGAGCTGCTACCGCGCGATGCCGCCGGCAACGGTGTGCTTGGCCGGCACCTGGGGCTCGATACCCACAACACGCTGGTGGTCGGCGATGGTCGGCTGATCGCCACTATCGGCGTGCGCGACCTGGTGGTGATCGATACTCCTGATGCGTTGTTGATCTGTCCCCGCGACCGCACGCAGGAGGTGCGCGTGCTGGTGGCGCAGCTCGCGGTCAGTCCCTACCACCATGTGCTGTGA
- a CDS encoding right-handed parallel beta-helix repeat-containing protein: MLVLVNACAPVAEQVAPKHTELAAPSPTPTAAAAAQARCAQSSPAEHTPPPPAPERIEAHYDAAHNTIRVRAGSRGSLADLAAALRRPDLLRADAPGDWWLAANLTLEAGAQLTIAAPVVWRLRLRSDAEQFVALRARGAILELRDVCILAWDAARRQPDQQVDDGRSFILARDGARLLILRSELSFLGYDAPESYGVALRLEGTTGRVEDSVLGYNYYGLYAYAASDLLIRGNRVHHSLRYGIDPHTRSNRLRIENNLADHNGKHGIILAEGCSDSVVRDNVAYANRLHGIVIYQHSDHNLVEYNLSYANGDQGINVNQSANTMLRGNTVHHNGSDGIGVGQEARATLVEGNLVFANRKDGISIYSAARGTVLRDNQVRDNARAGIYIKSPDNRIEGGNQVSGNQIGVWLNVTPAPLISLEDNQIQGNREADLRRPADS; this comes from the coding sequence GTGCTGGTGCTGGTCAACGCCTGCGCGCCCGTTGCCGAGCAGGTAGCGCCCAAGCATACGGAGCTTGCTGCACCCAGCCCAACACCGACAGCTGCGGCAGCGGCGCAGGCGCGCTGCGCGCAATCATCCCCAGCAGAGCACACGCCACCGCCACCTGCTCCCGAACGGATCGAGGCGCACTATGACGCCGCGCACAACACCATCAGGGTGCGCGCCGGCAGTCGGGGCTCGCTGGCCGACCTGGCCGCCGCGCTGCGACGGCCCGATCTGCTGCGCGCCGACGCGCCCGGCGACTGGTGGTTGGCCGCCAACCTGACGCTGGAAGCCGGCGCGCAGTTGACGATTGCCGCGCCGGTGGTGTGGCGATTGCGCCTGCGCAGCGACGCCGAGCAGTTCGTGGCGCTCCGCGCGCGCGGCGCGATCCTGGAGCTGCGCGACGTGTGCATTCTGGCGTGGGATGCCGCCCGCCGGCAGCCCGATCAGCAGGTCGATGATGGGCGCAGCTTCATCCTGGCGCGCGACGGTGCCCGGCTCCTGATCCTGCGCTCCGAGCTGAGCTTTCTGGGCTACGACGCGCCGGAGTCCTACGGCGTGGCCTTGCGACTGGAAGGCACTACAGGCCGCGTCGAGGACAGTGTGCTGGGCTACAACTACTACGGCCTGTATGCCTATGCCGCCAGCGATCTGCTGATCCGTGGCAACCGTGTCCATCACAGCCTGCGCTATGGCATCGACCCGCACACGCGATCCAACCGGCTGCGCATCGAGAACAACCTGGCCGATCACAACGGCAAGCACGGCATCATCCTGGCTGAAGGCTGCAGCGACAGCGTGGTGCGCGATAACGTTGCCTATGCCAACCGGCTGCATGGCATCGTGATCTACCAGCACTCCGACCACAACCTGGTGGAGTACAACCTAAGCTACGCCAACGGCGACCAGGGCATCAACGTCAACCAATCCGCCAACACCATGCTGCGCGGCAACACCGTGCACCACAACGGCAGCGATGGCATCGGCGTAGGGCAGGAAGCGCGCGCGACGCTGGTCGAGGGCAACCTGGTCTTCGCCAATCGCAAGGATGGCATCAGCATCTACAGCGCGGCGCGCGGGACGGTGCTGCGCGACAACCAGGTGCGCGACAACGCGCGCGCCGGCATCTACATCAAAAGTCCCGACAATCGCATCGAGGGCGGCAACCAGGTCTCCGGTAATCAGATCGGTGTCTGGCTCAATGTGACGCCGGCGCCGCTGATCTCGCTGGAAGACAACCAGATTCAGGGCAATCGCGAGGCCGATCTACGACGGCCCGCCGACAGCTAA
- a CDS encoding choice-of-anchor Q domain-containing protein has product MRRWQWRLVVGWGVLAILASLTPVRAQTNLTVNTTADGADILPGDGVCETDFGNRQCSLRAALQEAARFPDIASVIVPAGVYKLTLLEPLRISSRLQVLGAGAQQTVVQRRGSGRLLRVDPGAEAMVEDLTLEGGRVQGSSGGALENLGTLALRTTIVQRNRAERAPNGAGGDGGAILNRGTLTISATLLRANHAADDGGAILNQGRLELINSTLSGNRAEGNGGAIANLTTTTTTPDLSLLATTIVDNQAGGTGGALRTTGTATLRLTLLAHNQAGSSANCSGVVTSAGSNLEDGRSCAFGSSDLSGFDARLAPLGDYGGPTPTYALLTNSPALDRAPMEGCPATDQRGTARPQDGDGDGRVGCDIGAFERIPDEQLRFELWLPLVER; this is encoded by the coding sequence ATGCGACGGTGGCAATGGCGCCTGGTGGTGGGCTGGGGCGTGCTGGCGATTCTCGCCAGCCTGACGCCGGTGCGCGCGCAGACCAATCTCACGGTCAACACGACTGCCGATGGCGCGGACATCCTGCCGGGTGATGGCGTGTGCGAAACCGACTTCGGTAACCGCCAGTGCTCGCTGCGTGCCGCGCTGCAAGAAGCGGCGCGCTTCCCGGACATTGCCAGTGTGATCGTGCCCGCCGGGGTGTACAAGCTCACGTTGTTGGAGCCGTTGCGCATTAGCTCGCGGCTGCAGGTGCTCGGCGCCGGCGCACAACAGACGGTGGTGCAGCGCCGGGGCAGCGGCCGCCTGCTGCGTGTCGATCCCGGCGCCGAGGCCATGGTCGAGGACCTGACGCTCGAGGGCGGTCGCGTCCAGGGCAGCAGCGGCGGCGCGCTCGAGAACCTGGGTACGCTTGCCCTGCGCACCACTATTGTGCAGCGCAATCGTGCCGAGCGCGCGCCGAACGGCGCGGGCGGTGATGGCGGCGCAATTCTCAACCGCGGCACGCTGACGATCTCGGCTACGCTGCTGCGCGCTAACCATGCCGCCGACGACGGCGGCGCGATCCTGAATCAGGGCCGTCTGGAACTGATCAACAGCACGCTCAGTGGCAATCGCGCCGAGGGCAATGGCGGCGCCATCGCCAATCTGACGACGACCACCACCACGCCGGACCTAAGCCTACTGGCCACCACCATCGTCGATAACCAGGCCGGCGGCACCGGCGGCGCGCTGCGCACTACCGGCACGGCGACGCTGCGGCTAACGCTGCTGGCGCACAACCAGGCCGGCTCCAGCGCCAATTGCAGCGGCGTGGTCACTTCTGCCGGCTCGAACCTGGAGGATGGGCGCAGCTGCGCCTTCGGTAGCAGCGACCTGTCCGGATTTGACGCGCGTCTCGCGCCGCTGGGCGACTACGGCGGCCCGACGCCGACCTATGCGCTGCTGACCAACAGCCCGGCGCTGGATCGCGCCCCGATGGAGGGCTGTCCGGCTACCGATCAGCGTGGCACAGCGCGGCCCCAGGATGGCGACGGCGATGGCCGCGTGGGCTGCGACATCGGCGCCTTCGAACGCATTCCCGACGAGCAGCTGCGCTTCGAGCTGTGGCTGCCGCTGGTGGAGCGCTGA